In the genome of Myripristis murdjan chromosome 21, fMyrMur1.1, whole genome shotgun sequence, the window GCTACAGGGTTTGGAGGAATTTTGCAGCCTGCCATCATTGTAAAACATTTACTGTGTTCAGTGGTGAAACAGTGGAGGTAACACTGTGAAAGGAGGCCATGCACAGCTGCAGCAATGCTTATGCAAGTGTAGGATAGCCATGGGAAGTATCATGTGTACCCAACAGAACACAAACCTGCTAGCCTATTTATTTGTGCCAGAAAATGTATTAGTGAAACCTGCTGCAGTGCTGCGCTGCCACTTTCACAGCCGGTCCAATGCCGGCCCAAATCTGGTCTCTTTAAGAAAAAGGAGGAGCCCACCACACCCACAGTGCCAGATAAACAACATGCAACAGAACAAACTGACTCACAGCAACAAGTTGAAAATAATTTTCCGGATTTGACAGCAAAAACTGATTATAATCACCAGTGTGCATCCACTTTCATCTCATCAGAGCAATCATAGCACCACACCATGTAATGCGGCTTAATTCCAGCAATTTCAGCCAACGCCCGCTCTCTATTTGAAATTTGATTTCCTAAATCCCACTGTATCTGTGCTGCAGAACAAATTAATAAGCCTGATGCTGCACCCTCGCCCAGCTGCCTGTGGGGACTGGAGATTGCCAGCCCACCATGTAAGTATCCAAAGACTGCTTCAGTGTACTAATTCAActgttttgaattgaatttaattgaTGAATCTTAATACTACAATTGGAGAGCGGCATATTACACAATTATAGTAAAAAGTACAGTCATGTCTATCATAGCGTCTGCTTGTCCAAACACATTAGCAGGGCACACCGTTCCTCCAAATTTATATCCGCTTTAAACAAAAAGTCACTATTATTTGTGAATCATTGATTTACACACTGTGGTCTTAATATAAGCCTCATTGTATTTTTGGCTAAGCTCCTTTGTGGAATAACCCACCTGGAGTGTGTGTGGCGCTCCAGGCTCCCCCTCATTTGGGCTTTGTGTTGGTTTATATTAAatgcaccaaaaataaaaattacaataacattacaataaaatatgCAACTAAAGTAATCCTGCTTTAAGGCGGTGGGCAGGGGTGGCAGAAGGATGTGGATGAAGCCCGGGGTGAGCGGCTGAGAGCCAGGGAGTGAAGGCAGACGTGCCTGAAGGGCTCTGCATTCGAGTTACATTAACACTGTATTTAATGTAGATACACAGGAGAAATGCTTCATGTTAATATAAAGGGCACAAAATAAACACTCCACTCCTGTCGGGTGTTTAGCACCTGCTGATACAAAAGGGCTGCTTAATTTCATTCTTGGATTACACTGGCCAGGCTCCAGAAAACAGCTCTTCCTGGTTAGATTTCACTCGTGGCGCTGAGTGCTTCCAGGAGACAAGCAGTCTTAGCCCCAAATCTTTCACAATGTTTTTACTAGAGTGTTAACCAGCTCTGTGAATGAGCACTTCTGGCTAGCTTAATAAATTGTTCAACAGACATTTTGCCCTCTTGATGTGTTACCCTGTAACTTATTTATCTCCGTAGTAAAATTTGCAAGAGCAGACCGTTAATGGAAGGACATATTTTGTCATCTCGAGCCAAATGTTTACTGTGGTATTATCACGCTTCCTTATATAACACTGGAAAGTATGTTTGGCAGGTCTCCAGAGTACAGATTACGAAATAAGGCAAGAAAAACCATGTTGCTTGTCTTTTACAATGTAGGCTTACAATAGCATAATGAGGTGGGGATGTTTCAGGGCATGCACTGTTTGTTGCTGCATGCAACCAAGAGAGGAAACATCTGTGTCGAGGAAAACGTGTCTCTTGCAAAAGTTATGGTCTGTTTCACCACCTACAATGATAATCTACTGCACGTGCATaaagtattttcagtgttttgagcCCTGGACAACTTCTAAGAGTACAGATTAGATGGAGAGAAAGGCGATGAATTTTCTGAGCCTGTTTATGCACATTCTGGGACACTGAGAACATTTGGTTTGCATTAAATCCTGACATGACGCCTGCTTGTTTGCACCAGGACCCACACTTTAAACACTCACCGGTGGCAGAGGAGCTGTCTTTGCACAGTTGATCCCTCCAATAAGGATCATGTTAGGCATGAGAGGTCTGGGCCATTCAAACGTGAAGTCGTATCTTAGAAGCCAGATAGCACCCTCGCCAATGAGATCCTTATAGgtcatgtcatttttcaaatatgTGCTGACCAGCTCATCGAAGTGTGCGTAGGTCACACGGCACACGTAAGAGTGCACTATGTACATCAGCATGTTCTTGACTCTCTGTGGGAAGGTCATGACGTCCGTGTTGTCAGAGTAAAACAAGGGATGAAGGACGGAGGTGATGGGCACTGGGCAGCCTTCACGTCCAGCTCACAAGGAAGCCCACGCAGGAAGTAAACAGCCGGGATTGAGAAGTCTTTTGCCAGGACGGGGCCACAGGGCAGGAAGGGGTCCGTGAGCACAAGGTCGTAGTTTTCTGCCCGGAGTTGGCTCATGAGCGGCCGGTTGTGCAGCAGACTATTGCAAGATATCACCTGGAAGGAAGTGAAGTTTATCAGCCGATCCATATTCACAAAAATATCTTTGATAAGGGGTGTCTTGACGAATACTCCATCCCTGAGAAGACCCAAGTTCTCGTCCAGCTTGGCCTTGGTGAAGGGCACTTTGAAGATCTTGGTCTGGAAGTCATCTGAGCCGTGGATCAGCATGCTGGTCTCAGGCACCAGGACGATCACCTCATGGCCTCTGAGGGAGAGCTCCTTCACCAGCAGCTTCATGCTGAGCCAGTGGCTTCCATCCACGGGCATCGCCAGCACCTTCCCCCCCTGAACGGGCCTCAGCGTGAGGCAGCACAGCCAGGCCAGCAGCCCCAGCACAGGAACCCACACCTCCCTGCCCATTGCCTCCTCTCTGCGCTGCAGGCTGGCTCGCTGTGAGAGGCGGACTGCTACTTCCCTGAAATCTGGTGGTGGGTGTTGCTGGGAGGCGGCTGGACTTTTCAGTGTGacatctgcgtgtgtgtgtgtgtgtgtgtcagtctttAAGTACTGCAGAAAGCTCAAGCTGCATTTGCAAGCGGGCTATTACGTAACCCGAGGAAGATAAAGAGAGTAGAGATTCCCAGTGGAGCTTGGGGTCGTGTTGCAGTTAGAGTTTGACCCGagttaatgattattaaatGGTCATATGGGGTcacaatttgttttaaatgtaataatttacatttatttaagcACCATAAGCTTTGCCACCTATATGTGAGTTGTGACTCAGCTTTCCTCCCAGGATATGTGGGCACTGAAGACATATTTATTCAATGAAGTGTTTAAACTTAAATTTGGTTTAGTATATCTGCCACAGCAAAACCTTTTCTTTAGCCCTCATGtatcattttactttttctatGAAAGAACAGAATTAAACTCATTTGGACATTTTTGTATGCATCTGTaatgtcacactgcaaaaacgcaaaatcttaccaagattatttgtcttatttcaagtcaaaaatgtcttattcctagtcaaaatatctcattacacttaaaataatacatgatcacctcagaagtaacttgtttttagacaattgtctcttgtttcaagtgaaaattctcttgaaacaagtgaaaatttgcttgtttcattggcaaaatttgccagtggaaaaagtgaaaattcacttgaaataaataaaaattagctagaaacaagaaacaaattttgccaatgaaacaagcaaattttcacttgtttcaagagaattttcacttgaaacaagagacaattgtctaaaaacaagttacttctgaggtgatcatgtcttattttaagtgtaatgagatattttgactaggagtaagacatttttgacttgaaataagacaaataatcttggtaagattttgagtttttgcagtgcagcaaaaCTTGCAAGTCATGCCGCGGTATGAAGGTTGGAACACCTCATGTTTCTCTGGCCCACTTgctttccctttctcctcccacTAAAACAGAGtgtcacgcacacacagttacaGAGCATGGCACATACCCTCTTGTtatcttaacacacacacaaacacattcactcacacgcACATGTATTGCTACACCCCTCTCTAACAGCCTGGTGGCGTGAGAAGCCGGCTGTAATAGGAAACGAACATCCACACCTCTCCTTGGGAGGGCGATAACATCAAAACTTTGATACACAGCAAAGAATTTCACCCTGAGTTACGACTTGCATCACCTGAGGCGAACCCCCCGCCAGAGCTGCATGGGCAACAGCATCAAGTTATTAACTCATTCAACTCTATGCTGTGCAACCAGCAGGGAAATAACACATAACAAACACATGTAAGTCACGGTTAGTTAGACTGCATAAATCACTGTCAGCCTTTTACAAATTTTACTGTCATGACTAATCCTGAAGTCAACTTGGATCATTccttcattatttttctttacctCACCACTGTTTTTTCCCCGTGACCCTTTCAGCGTCTGCCTGCCtctaaagcactttgtaacttctGTTTTGAGAAGTGCCATGTAAACGAATCTTATTATCATTTTAACGTAACCCTGCATTCCTGTTCCACCTTTGAAACACCCATAAATTGTTCACTGAGCGCTAGAGGAAGCCATGACTTACAAGTGGCAGGAGCTGAACCTActattacatttaatttaatttattcagttattgatttttttgtttgtttgtttgtttttactcagtTTGCTTTCAAAAATTATTGCAAGTAcaattaaaatatgaacaagttCCAAATATGATTCAACATAAGGCAGCAGaggtcatactttttttttgtggtcatatttatttatttatgtacttatttatttacttacttattatTTTATGCTACCTGCTTTATTCTCATAATAAAGCTGACAGTTCACAGGGTTTACATTCCAGATCACCAGACCTCTCATTCAGTTAAATTTTGAAAATCCAGCagtgaatgttaaaaaaaaaaaaaaaaaaaagtatgaccaCCACTTCCTTCCACATTTTAGATAGAACTGTGTTTTTAGAGCTCTTTTGTGAATGCAGTAAACATGAACAgggagataaaaataaaataataataataaaacaaaaaacaaacaagcagaggaTCTGTGGTGAGCCTGTGTGTCAGAATATGGATTTCTACTGAGCCCATGAACACCTGCAGGGATCGGCGTGGCTCCACCTCTGAGGCTTCAGGCTGTGGAAGAGGAAGAACCCAGCGTTCTTAATCTGATGTGTGTTgttcctgtgtttgtttgcatttcactCACGGGTGCGTCCAAAGTCCTTTATCTGAAGTATATGCATATTGAGACTAAAGGCAGATAATGCACATATGTTTGACACAacttatacataatgcacacacttttcaaaatttgcaaggcacatatttttgtattttgcattt includes:
- the LOC115379916 gene encoding LOW QUALITY PROTEIN: UDP-glucuronosyltransferase-like (The sequence of the model RefSeq protein was modified relative to this genomic sequence to represent the inferred CDS: inserted 1 base in 1 codon), whose product is MGREVWVPVLGLLAWLCCLTLRPVQGGKVLAMPVDGSHWLSMKLLVKELSLRGHEVIVLVPETSMLIHGSDDFQTKIFKVPFTKAKLDENLGLLRDGVFVKTPLIKDIFVNMDRLINFTSFQVISCNSLLHNRPLMSQLRAENYDLVLTDPFLPCGPVLAKDFSIPAVYFLRGLPCELDVKAAQCPSPPSFIPXFYSDNTDVMTFPQRVKNMLMYIVHSYVCRVTYAHFDELVSTYLKNDMTYKDLIGEGAIWLLRYDFTFEWPRPLMPNMILIGGINCAKTAPLPPDLKEFVDGSGDHGFVVFTLGSFVSHMPEEKAKLFFDAFRRIPQRVVWRYTGALPKDVPENVKVMKWLPQNDLLGHPKVKAFITHGGTHGIYEAICNAVPMLMIPLFGDQRDNVIRMVARGVAETINVFDMTTENLLETLNKVISDKSYKEKMTKLSAIHLDRPVKPLDLAVYWTEFVMRHKGASHLRPAAHHLNWIQYHSLDVIGFLAVILLTVTWLTLSCCLFCARKCCRRARPKGKQE